A genomic segment from Spinacia oleracea cultivar Varoflay chromosome 3, BTI_SOV_V1, whole genome shotgun sequence encodes:
- the LOC110797847 gene encoding phytochrome B-like, with protein NAREMSRLNPHTVPSMEVDRPELLMIGMDVRTLFMSNSVLLEKPFGARKITLLNPVWIHSKVSGKPFYAILHRIDVGIVIDLEPARIEDPALSIAGAVQSHKLAVRAVSHFQFLPGGDVKIFCDTVVESVRQIWPP; from the coding sequence AATGCCAGAGAAATGTCGCGGTTAAACCCACATACTGTGCCTTCTATGGAGGTTGATAGGCCTGAACTTTTGATGATTGGAATGGATGTAAGAACCCTTTTCATGTCGAATAGTGTGTTGTTAGAGAAGCCTTTTGGGGCTAGGAAAATTACACTTTTGAACCCTGTTTGGATTCATTCTAAGGTGTCTGGGAAGCCCTTTTACGCAATTTTGCATAGGATTGATGTGGGGATTGTTATTGATCTGGAACCTGCTAGGATTGAGGACCCGGCGTTGTCGATTGCTGGGGCGGTTCAGTCTCATAAGCTTGCTGTGAGGGCAGTTTCACATTTCCAGTTTTTGCCTGGTGGTGATGTTAAGATTTTTTGCGATACTGTGGTTGAGAGTGTGAGGCAGATCTGGCCTCCCTGA
- the LOC110797860 gene encoding G-type lectin S-receptor-like serine/threonine-protein kinase SD3-1, translated as MVTRCIFVGTSATMLCQFLVSLLFSVAVSEISLGSKLTVSENQLWVSSNGDFALGFFTHSDNVNQYSLGIRFHSGSIPVDKQSVVWVAGAELTVSNQSYFQLMEEGGLVLFDPSNGGVVWTSNTSGKSVASASLQDDGNLVVLDGNKDMVWQSFDTPSDTLLPGQVLSVHKTLRALSGNLVSSHYSLYLNDSGQLQLRWETGVLYWVRGSPSNLSLKASLSSNGSFQLLDDRSEAFWSVFAEDHNDNVKFRFLRLDVDGNLRIYSWDEDSVSWKSVWQAVENQCDVFATCGDQGICSFANSSLSICKCPFGSAMESNSKCLAPYRQQSCSSRAMVEYKHTSLYGIYPPSDTIIITSLDFCQRLCEKDPLCTAVTYLNDGSARCQIKKTRFITGSSDPSLSSISFVKTCTDPFAVLPNKSPTAASPSLPSLLSSKSNQSSRFPIRPVIDAALVSFCLFCMLQIAVGFWVCKRRRATVRKKASPPSHGLISAGLVRWTYGEIKELTGNFKDQLGPHSYKSVLQNNQPAVVKRLESQIEERRFRAMVSMIGSIHHKNLVKVEGYCCESGNRFLVYELLKNGSLEDFMHDPASCKKLSWKNRMLICLDVAKAISYLHTGCRDFVSHGKLKCGNVILDENLEAKVTEFGLQKLDGIETYAEKDVEDFGKMVLYLICGRQEEVCEWSYNKWVSGYGWRVVDKRIEGEVDFEELERGLRIAFWCLQVDERMRPSMGEVVNVLEGTLTVDPPPPPFSDSRNLQEDILAESELV; from the coding sequence ATGGTGACTAGATGCATTTTTGTGGGTACTTCAGCTACAATGCTTTGCCAGTTTCTTGTGTCATTGCTGTTTTCAGTTGCTGTCTCAGAAATTTCTCTGGGTTCAAAGCTTACTGTTTCTGAAAATCAATTGTGGGTTTCCTCCAACGGGGATTTCGCATTGGGTTTTTTCACTCATTCAGATAATGTGAACCAATATAGTTTAGGAATTCGCTTCCATTCGGGTTCGATACCTGTTGATAAGCAATCTGTAGTTTGGGTTGCTGGTGCAGAACTCACCGTTAGTAATCAGTCCTATTTTCAGCTCATGGAGGAGGGGGGATTGGTTTTGTTTGATCCGTCGAATGGTGGGGTTGTATGGACGAGCAACACGTCTGGGAAGTCTGTTGCTTCTGCCTCCCTGCAGGATGATGGGAATTTGGTTGTTTTGGATGGAAACAAGGATATGGTGTGGCAAAGCTTTGATACACCCTCCGATACACTCTTGCCTGGCCAAGTTTTGTCTGTCCACAAAACACTTCGTGCTCTGAGTGGGAATTTGGTTTCCAGTCACTATAGCCTATACTTGAATGACTCAGGGCAGCTACAACTGAGGTGGGAAACCGGTGTATTATACTGGGTAAGGGGAAGCCCTTCTAATCTGTCACTCAAGGCGTCCCTTAGCTCAAATGGCTCCTTTCAACTTCTTGACGACAGATCTGAAGCTTTTTGGTCTGTATTCGCAGAAGATCACAATGACAATGTGAAGTTCCGGTTTCTTCGGTTAGATGTTGATGGGAATCTTCGAATTTACTCATGGGATGAAGATTCAGTATCTTGGAAGTCGGTGTGGCAAGCTGTTGAGAATCAGTGTGATGTTTTTGCAACATGTGGTGATCAAGGAATTTGTTCCTTTGCTAACTCTAGCCTCTCTATCTGTAAATGTCCTTTTGGATCGgccatggagtctaattcaaagTGTTTGGCACCCTACAGGCAGCAGAGCTGTAGTTCTAGAGCTATGGTGGAATACAAGCACACTTCACTTTACGGGATTTACCCGCCAAGTGATACAATCATCATAACCAGTTTAGACTTTTGCCAGCGTTTGTGTGAGAAGGACCCTCTTTGCACTGCTGTGACATATCTGAATGATGGTAGTGCACGATGTCAGATCAAGAAAACCCGGTTTATTACTGGTTCTTCAGATCCGTCTCTGAGTTCCATATCCTTTGTTAAGACATGTACGGATCCCTTCGCGGTCCTTCCTAACAAATCCCCTACTGCCGCTTCTCCATCTTTACCCTCTCTCTTGTCCTCTAAATCTAATCAGTCAAGTAGATTCCCAATCCGTCCTGTAATTGATGCAGCTTTGGTTAGCTTCTGTCTGTTTTGTATGCTTCAGATAGCTGTTGGGTTTTGGGTCTGCAAAAGAAGAAGAGCTACTGTCAGGAAGAAAGCTAGTCCTCCTTCTCATGGTTTGATTTCTGCTGGCTTGGTCAGATGGACATATGGTGAAATCAAGGAGCTAACTGGAAACTTCAAGGATCAGTTAGGGCCACATTCATATAAATCTGTGCTTCAAAACAACCAACCTGCTGTAGTCAAGCGGCTAGAATCACAAATTGAGGAGAGGAGATTTAGGGCTATGGTTTCAATGATTGGAAGCATTCATCATAAAAATTTGGTTAAGGTGGAGGGTTATTGTTGTGAGTCAGGAAACAGATTTTTGGTGTACGAGCTTTTAAAGAACGGTTCACTAGAAGACTTCATGCACGATCCTGCATCATGCAAAAAGCTTTCTTGGAAAAATCGAATGTTGATTTGTCTAGATGTGGCGAAGGCCATTTCTTATTTGCACACAGGTTGTAGGGATTTTGTAAGCCATGGGAAATTGAAATGTGGAAAtgtgattttggatgaaaacCTGGAAGCAAAAGTGACAGAGTTTGGCTTACAGAAACTTGATGGTATTGAGACTTATGCGGAGAAAGATGTGGAAGACTTTGGTAAGATGGTACTCTATCTCATATGTGGGCGCCAAGAAGAAGTTTGTGAGTGGTCTTACAACAAATGGGTTAGTGGGTATGGATGGAGGGTTGTGGATAAGAGAATTGAAGGCGAAGTAGACTTTGAAGAGCTAGAGCGTGGCCTTAGAATTGCTTTCTGGTGCTTGCAAGTTGATGAAAGAATGAGGCCGTCAATGGGGGAAGTCGTGAATGTTTTAGAGGGTACACTGACAGTTGATCCACCACCGCCCCCGTTTTCTGACTCAAGAAATTTACAGGAAGACATATTAGCAGAATCAGAGCTGGTTTGA